The segment agcacacacacacatatacacacacacaggCATTATTTATTCCACATTAATCGATATAATCAATcttataaatttgtgaaaaatgttatgtactagatatcatttttcatttataattaatgtcttAATTAAACTGTGGTTTATTCAAATGGATTATGCGAGTTGCACATTACCAAGTATtgctttgtataaaatttatttttattgaaatataaatattaaaattaaaaaatatattgaccCTTAATGTTTTTTCactattttagaaataacagCTTTCATTATTAGTTACACATAGTATTAGTTTagtgttataatttatagaagtAACTTATAGAAGTAACTTGCGTTAGAATTTTGAAGtggatattgtattttttattttgattataattatctaatttaattaaataaaaggagAAATATGTCAAACAaagcagaaaaattttttatagtgatatataaaataacacaaaagaaataaaattatatctgtactgaaaagtttaatgttaaaaatacaaaatattgttcaaatcgtaaaaattcattttaaagatcacatttatatgtaaagttGCAAAATTCATATAGTGACATGccttaattctaattttacattctattatttttcatacaatgtataaaaataaataattctatatcATGCTAATATagctaataattttaagtaaattcaTGTAGTTTGAATATTGTACAGCGCAGTTTTAAGAGCATCTTTGGAATCTTGAAGTGGATCTATGACGTTTACGCGACTGATCTTCACCGgtctttctaaaaatatttttaacgtattCCTTGTTTGCGCTAAGAAATAGTCCTTCTgactaatattttctaaagctTTGAAACATCCCTCCAAATTCCAATCAATTTTTCCACCCTTTTTGTCTTCACcctaaaaaatggataattgttatttattctatatttctctctcacaTACAACATTTTATCAATAGTAATTCCTGATTTatcttacttttattaagCCAAGATTGACTAGTAGTGCATTATTCAAGATTGCGATTTTATTGGTTTCTGTGGCATAAGAGAACAGCTTTGCATATAAAGCATCTGATAAGGATTCTGCTTTTATTCTCACATCCATATAACCACTGCCACATAATGCTGATACTTTCATGATTATCCGCAAAAGTTCctctatatatttctgttctgTGCTTTGATTTGCCGAATTCTggaataagtaaatttttactagAAGTGgtaattttgtaagaaataaaatttactggaTATATTAAAACACATTAATACTTACCATTGCATAGTCAACAAAAGCTTGCACATTATCACCTTGCAATAACAATAGCTTATCACCTATCGGTGATTTCAAAAATTCCGCCGCTGTTATCACTGTGTTTTGTGCAATGTTATCTTGTGTTTTGTTGTCTTTATCACTTGCTTCACCTTCAGTATCGCTTTCACATTCTTCACTCGTTCTTCCtccatcatcatcattatcttcatcttcctcctcctcttcatCCTCAGTACAATCCTCATCTAAGGAACTCAATGCATCAGCCCTTCCCAACTTTGTGAGAATTTGTTCAAGTTGCTTACGGCCTTCTGTACCAAAGCAATTGCCATCTAACTGTAGATTCGTCAAGAGAGTTTTATCATGCGTGGCTTTAGCAATGGCATTTCCACCATCCATGCGTATTTCATTGCTACTTAAATCCAGACATCTGAGAGATGTATGATTGCCATGAGTCTCTAGCGCCTCCGCTAGAACTATAGCTCCTTTACTCTTCAATAAACAATCTCCAAGATTCAATTCCTCCAAACCTCGGAAAGTTGGCAAAACCTTAGCAAGCGCTTTGGCGCCCTTGAAGCCGATTGTATTATCGTTCAAATTTAACACTCGTAAATTGGGATTAAAGAATAATCCTTGTGCAATTGCAGTGATGCCTACGTGGTAAATGCCGTTCTGTTGCATTACAACTTCCTCTAAAGTTCCCAGCTTTTCAAATACAGATGCTAATGCTTGTGCCCCCTCATTTTCTAATCGATTTCTTCCAACAATGAACACTTTCAATGCAAGTGGTATACCTgtgatagaaattttattaaacatttacattatagttagaaatatttattacatttctataatatatcACCTTCTTTGGAACTGTTCTCATGGCACTTTTCTAATGCTTTAGCTAACATTATTCCACCTGATATACCAAGACCATTATTGTTCAATCTCAATACTTGAAGAGTATAACATGGGCTTGATGTCAAGAGGTTTGCCAAACCCTGAATTCCAATTGGGCCAAAAGCATTATCGCTTAAGTCAAGTTCGGTAAGCTGACTGTTCGCTGTACACAATGCTGTTCCTAAATATTCCAAAGATTTTGggatttctgtttttaaacGACCAGTAAACATATCTTTCCATAGAG is part of the Linepithema humile isolate Giens D197 chromosome 3, Lhum_UNIL_v1.0, whole genome shotgun sequence genome and harbors:
- the LOC105675885 gene encoding ran GTPase-activating protein 1, producing MATFSLSEIGEQLKDVSRKWIGVSFAGHGLVLDTANEATQVIEAIKSCACLEYLDLEGNTLGTPAAKAIAEALKEKGTPLKKALWKDMFTGRLKTEIPKSLEYLGTALCTANSQLTELDLSDNAFGPIGIQGLANLLTSSPCYTLQVLRLNNNGLGISGGIMLAKALEKCHENSSKEGIPLALKVFIVGRNRLENEGAQALASVFEKLGTLEEVVMQQNGIYHVGITAIAQGLFFNPNLRVLNLNDNTIGFKGAKALAKVLPTFRGLEELNLGDCLLKSKGAIVLAEALETHGNHTSLRCLDLSSNEIRMDGGNAIAKATHDKTLLTNLQLDGNCFGTEGRKQLEQILTKLGRADALSSLDEDCTEDEEEEEDEDNDDDGGRTSEECESDTEGEASDKDNKTQDNIAQNTVITAAEFLKSPIGDKLLLLQGDNVQAFVDYAMNSANQSTEQKYIEELLRIIMKVSALCGSGYMDVRIKAESLSDALYAKLFSYATETNKIAILNNALLVNLGLIKGEDKKGGKIDWNLEGCFKALENISQKDYFLAQTRNTLKIFLERPVKISRVNVIDPLQDSKDALKTALYNIQTT